The nucleotide window gagataaaaaaaaaacatgtctTACATACATCATATAACCCTAAACAAAAAATGTTATATGTTATAAACTAGTTTTAAGTTGTCAACACTTTGATTCCCCATATGAATCCTAGATTGGAACCCGGCCCCCAAATCGGTCGAAAGAATCAAGAGTGATAGAAATTTGTTTGGGGCTTTTAATCATTGACCAAAACCGAGTAGTTTGATACCTGAAATTCCAATTTTGGTTGTCGTTTACTTGATCCGTCGGAGAACTCCcatggcggtggcggtggcggtggcgatGGCAGTTGTTTACATCGGAAATCAAAATCGAGGAAAATGAGGATTTTCGAGTGGTGTTTGTGATAAATCTGGAACTAGTACACATATctatatataaaatttaattacATGGCGCTTGACgtttttttgttttacaaaatagttaaaactagtaaattacaactacagggactgtttgtgtaataaataaaacttaaaaactaacttcagttaaaaaaaataacgaaagttcattgagtaccaacatgttgataggtgggattattgtataccaattatgtaggtaagattattatttaccaacgggacaaagattggtttattaaaaaccaattttcctattGTATATTATAAAgttataaaaaacaaaagaaattaaaCAAATAGTTGAGATAATGTTTGAGATGATGATGAATTTTTGCATCTgcatagataaaaaaaaaaaaaaaaaaaaaaaaaaaaaaaactctatatttccaaactttttttattttttttcgttCACTTGCATTCTCAATACACATACTAATTCATTTATATCCTTACAACTATTCCCTGTTTGCATCGGATCTTACCGGAAGACAGGGGCGCCATTATTGTGAGGTCTACCCCCGCGGCACTCCCTGCGTAGGCATACGCATCCATCGGCGCATCGTCTTCAATCGGTAACATGGACGTCCCTGCAACGCCTATGAAGAACCGTAAAGCCACTTCCAAGTTCCTCCTTGTTCTTCCCTCCAAATAGGGGCATGGTAAATATGCCTATGCAATTGCCAAATTAATATTCTTTGAATTAAAAAAATGAGATTGATGTTCTATTTATGTGATTCTAATTTATAAAGCCTCACAGATATGCAAAATCACATTCAAGATGCAGAACAAAGATAAAGGGAGAAACCAGTTGTTCATATCAACGTTCCAATTCTTCATTTGCAGCATGTGCTAATTCAAAATGTGAAATATACATGGTGGCAGATATTGCAGATCCTATTATCTGCTTTGCATCACCTTTTTACCACATTCATTTACAactattaaaaaaagaaaaaaaacctaTAGATTCAAACGAAAAATCACCCGGTTCCATCAAATTTTCACAATAACACACAAAACTAAAAACAAATGCACATTTAAATCAATAATAACATATTCACCCATCACATCTAATTTCAAAAACTCACCATTTTCCTTTTCAATATCTTCTCTTCGGCGTTTACAATCCAAGCCCAATCGGATAGGATAGGCTAGCCTCGTACAACCCTCTCCATCAAGCATAGAGAACGATCAGAGAAATTTTTGTCATTTAATGCAAAATCAAAGTCGCCAGAGCCTTAAGGTAAAAAATCGGAGGTCATGACGGACATTTTATGAAACTCACACATTAGCCccaattttgttcattgtttTCAATATCAATTTGGACCTTAACAAACACAATTCATAATATTTGTTAAAGAAATATAAAGAACCATACATTTGAATAAATTCAGTGAAGCATAAACAAAAACATTTGGTGGGCACCAAAATCTAAAACTACTATGTCAAACGATAAAAAATACAGAAAACCATTTATTTGATTAAAATCCAGTGAAGCATAAACACAAACACTTGGCAGGCATCAAAATCTAAAACTACTATGTCAAATGacaaactttaaaaaaatatagaaaaccATACATTTGAACAAAATTCAGTGAAGCATAAGCACAAACACCGGTGGGCACCAAATTTTAAAACCACTATGTCAATTTTTAATTCTTCAACTATGAAGAATCTAAGAAAAAAACCCAAATGGAAATTATATAAATACATGTATATCCACATAATATTACAAATTATCTTGTAGAATTCATGCATATAATAGGAAAAAATAAACGTAAAACAGAAGCGAGTCAATTATCATCATCATAGTCATATGTGATCGCATATATACACAGGAATCCAATATAATGTTATAGAATTTAGTAAAACATTAAGATATATAGAAAAAAAACCTTCGATAATGGATAAGCATCATATTTACCCCTTTAAATTTGAAAGGAATTTGGGAGATCTAAATTTTGAGGAACCCTAATTTCTTATCTGAGATGAAGAGGGTAGATGAAACGTGATATACTGTGCGCATCTGGAATAAGACAATATTGTAGCGGTGAATTTATAGATTATAAAGGATATGAAACGGTGTCTAAGGGGGGCAATGCGGAGGTGATGATTGGAGGACACCGATTAACTTCATCGGTGGGATAATTGCAAGCAAATTGAAACGGTGGCAgtgtaaggggctgtttggcaacatctgaatggttaagtgctgaaccagtaagaggtctgaaccatcaagtgctgaaccagtaagaggtctgaaccattaagagcctgtataatgcttaaccgttcagaggcaaatgtctgaccaattcagattagaggtcttaaccattcagactttgtataatgcttaaccattcagaggcaaatgtctgaaccattcagacatctgctcgtgaaacaaacagtctgaaccattaagtgctgaaccagtaagaggtctgaaccattaagagcctcattaagaggtaaacaaacaacccctaaaagTTATGTGATGGTTTATTTTTGTTGTCGCAACTTGCAACGGTTGGTTAGCATGTAGTTATTTGGTTGGTAATTGTATAAGagtatataatacattatttacTATTTACTTATGTTATTACTAATTCTCTTAAGTAATTCAGAACCTAATAAAAACCGAAACAATTgataaacaaagaaaaaaaacaagtataacgctgtAAATTATCGACTACGCCGCAATATGCAGGTTCTCCACTAGTAGAATGTAATCAGGAAGTTTCAAGAGAGTACCATACGTCGGTATTTCAAACGGTTCATAACTTCATATATAAATATTGTGACTTAATAACAAACAAATCACAAATATAAATGTAAACCGACTCCTCTAAACGTCAAGATGTACTTCAATACCATCGTCTTTTATTTAAGTTCCAATATCATCGTCTTTTATTTAAGTTCGTTCTTTTGATATGTTTACCAGTTTATTATATTTCCGGCTACACACATTATTACTCGGTTATATAACCCTAGATATCAATATTCATCAAGAATCGTGTATCTATCTACGGTTTATTTATTACTTTAAATTGAAATCTCTTGATATCCAATCTTATGAAACTTAGTACTTACAACTATTTGTAGAAAGGTAAGTTTTGCAAAACATTTAAGAACTTTCTCAGTATTTTTCTCCGATTAAAAAAATATCATGTAACATATAAACCATTTACCCCGTTTAAATGGATGATATTCCTAgaattagagcattcacatcctacTCATCAAAACATGTGAGAAGAGGTTTCATATTATAAaaggtataaaaagtggttgtgagtggaggaaaggaaaaatgttactgttcatctgtatatttgaggggacactgttcaccctctataattttttaatgagttaactgccattttcgtccctgtggtttggtcactttggccatttcagttcatttttcaaaaatgcgccattttcctccccgacgttctggaaaggtgccatttcagtccaaaaatcataacccagttaagttggtttgtaaataaggactgattgtgtaaatttgtaacataaaggaccatttaagtaaaatctataaatatttatataattataaaatatatatatatatatagggcaatgCTCTATAAAAAACCCTTGAATTTAAGAAAACTTTGCAAACCCAATGCATGGTCTAGATTTTGCCACGTGTCTATAGTAAATATCATATTCTTTTTGTCCTTGAGGGCATTATGGTATTTTCACATCTATCTTAGATATCTTCCCCTATTTGATTTGACAATAATTAATACCCATCACATCCAAATCTACTTTCAAAACCCAAGATCCACCATTCAAAACCTCCATTTTTTCATTAACTTCATCTCTGTGTTTCAAGATCCACCCTTTCAAAACCTCCATTTTCCATTAACTTCATATCTGTTTCAAGTTCTACCCAAGATCCATTTCCATGAACTTCATTTCGGTTTCAAGATCCACCATTTCAAAACCTCCATTTCAAGATCCCCACTGACGGGAACGTCATTCGCAACGAGTTCCCTACTGACGAGGACAAGAATGATCAAGGTTTTTCATCCTTTTTTTTTATGGgttcgagttttttttttttcttttttacaccCCTAATTCAACTTTACATGTTAATGAAATAAAAGAAATCGAAGAACCAAGATACTGTCGAAGAATCAAGATCCTGTCAATAataagttggttttgatttttaattgtcatttactttgattttcgtTCTTCACAATTGGTTTTATTTTTTCCAGAATTAAGAATGTTGCCAAAAGATTAATTATTTTTCTATACCATTGAttattgtttcaaaaaaaaagaaTGACGTTTATAGATAATAAATTTCAATACTATTGATTTTAGTTTGGTTTTCATTCTTCTGGTgtttataaattttgattttgattcatggattacttgttttggtttcaaactcgtttgattttgatccatggattagttatttttgtgttaaaaatatgtgtttgttggtttggggattttgatctgaacagtaactgtttttttgttggtttggttgccttgtttggtgctttttgatctgaatagtaactgttttttgttggttaggttgctttgttttgggcttttgatctgaatagtaactgtttttgtgCGTTATAGtacagaaacagacccataacatgtgttactcccctgttagaatgatatataacgtgtgttgatttacaaaaacagaccaataaagatattcaatcgacaagctggatggatgtaagCGACGCTAATGCGGGGGCATGTGTtaaaaaaaagattttcaataGGTTACATTTTTTGGGAAGGaactcttcgttcatttataacatgtgttagtggttcatgctgtaacagaactgtgacaccccaggaaaaccagtaaacgataaaacttacctagcttcctcagtaaccgcatgctaaatttcgggacgaaatttctttcaagttggggataatgtgacaactcgaatttccaagattcctatttcgcatttattgcacgttcatgtattgtttagttgtttattttgcacaattagttgctatggaattgtatacgttttggtgcaaggaatcgtattgtgtgattgtgcatggttgtttgttaattgtgaaagacttgtcgaatgcataaacttggtggtgaaactgtgaaattgcttgagatggtgtacttgtgtaaaatatgatacttagggaggtatagagtaattagtgaaatcctagagatacttaaccctaatcccttttcactaatcatttacacaaaacaaaacacgtactttggTTCTCTGAtcctctggcaatcatcaccatcttCATCCTAGGCACAAGCTACTCAGCACTCTTGATTTCACATTTCCTCTAGAATCAGTACAAGGTAATTGATTactgattgcttgattattatcagttcttgattatgtgattcatggaAACCCTAATTCTATATGTGATAGTTCTgtgattgattgatgtttgattattgtgaaatggttaatGTTCTGTTGCGTAATCATTACCTGATCGTTAGGTAACTATTTTGTTAGAATATGATCGTTGAATTGATTTACTGCATCGCATgtgaatgaaattagggtttgcttgaacatagaaaacgtaactgtACGATGCAAAGAACGAATGATTGAAATGTTAGTCTGAGTTTTGTTATGAAGATCTGTCCGACCTTTGTACACATGAATGTTGTCTGAGCTTTTAAACAAGCACATGGAGGTCCGAGTTCTATATGATGAGGAGTCCGAATTTCTTATTGTTGTGcgatgatgtccgagttttataagatgcaaagggtccgagtttcatgacccTTAAGGTCCGGGTTTAATGCCCACACCCATGTCCGAATTTTTAAAGCCCAAACAcctggtccgagttttaaagggcatagcccatgtccgacctttgtgaccccttacatggtccgagtttcataaccACATGTGTTGGTCCGAGCTTTAAACCCACCACCCTCTagtccgagtttcttgtcatgctttgtccgagttttggccCCCCAAACCACTGTCCGAACTTTAAGCACATGGGGGGGTGGTGTCCGACTTTTATGGCACTAAAGGggagtccgacttttgtgatATTGAGGTCCGACCTTCTATTGTTACACATGGGGTCCCAAGTTTTGCTTGCACATGTTGTTCGAGTTATGCTTTGATgttatgtccgagttttgtgcTAGGGTTGATGGTTCAATAACCTGTTAACACTGTTACTTTAGTAACTTCATTAGTTTAGTAattatgtttatatgttaaccccATTATATCCATAAAGTTATATAGGTTAACTCTGTTAGCATCCCATTGATAttgttaactctgttaaattAATTATGCAACTCCGTTAAGTTGTAAACTCTGATTAGTATGATGGATCTGTTAAGTCTGTAACTGTGTCAATTATTTTAATATCCACGTTAGGTTAAACTGTGAAATCAGAGacgcgacgcatgaattatgtgaatacgattgactgtttacgtgatgtatgattctatgtatataatcgtatgatactgaatgcaactgtatgatcttgcatgtatgaatcattctatgtgatatcatcctgtacacaataagcacacaaaacacagttgatTGATTACCAATGActcgcaaaccctaatttgatgcaaacacttacatcgtatcatgtgcaacatatcctaggtcatgtgtaacggacttagacatttgataaccatagaagcaataacataccgagcaaaccaaggtgagttcacacagccaaggcatggggttcccagggtgggaatgggattgaatgatttattcgtacatacttagttaatcgaacctaatgatatggtcctcgggagaggaagagtaaagataagatacggctagacttgtatacccatttgaactgatcttcgcacacacgccaggggttggctgcgatattatgactaatcattcgcacacatgccttgggaaggccgcgaactatagatactaaaacttcgcaagtaatgccagggtggccgcgatacaaatatacatagtctaggacaTTTGGGAGTATTACCCCAAATCTTCGCATGCATGCCGagaggcccgcgatggaaactaatacgatacatgacttaacgaacgaacataatactactcatactattaccactactgaactatacactgtgaactcgctcaactagttattgactctctgctgcatgccttgcaggtcgttagatacatggagcttgcacatggaggagcaggtcgttgtggagcatggatcgtggatgccatgttaaaacatttaaacttttgaactatgatatacattggattttcatacttatgcttccgctacgcTTGATACTAtatttatgttttgaacacctatcgtattgaatgattggtttgcatttattttacttgattttaattacatgttcaatatgattggtggcttgatcctggtcagtcacgctcccaggcggtgatactccgcaggtggattttgggggtgtgacaagaactccatgatgtaacctgacatgtgttcatgtataacatgtgctAAGCCCTgatagaatgatatataacgtgtgttaaccttGGTTACTAGTAATATGTACCATGGCGCCAACATGGTACAAACACACAAAACTTTTATTTGTAGTTTTCCAAACAGAGATTCCTGCATTTGTTTTCTATTTTGCTGAGTGTACAACAATGACGAAATTACGTAGGGGATGACTGAGTACGAGTGCAAAAGCAGCAACATTTGAGAACGGCACATGGTACACACAAACAAAAATATAACGTGTGTAACATACGTGTTTTCATTAACATGTGTTAAGTTCCCGATATACACGaaatataacgtgtgttaacatGTGCAGCCAGCAGGAGGATGGCATGTAAATGTGCAATATGATTAGCGGATCACGTATCGTAACACATTTATAGGTAGCTTGggaataaataaaatgaaacgcCGTATTTATTCCTTCAATGGAAAAATGACTTTCCCCAGTAGTACCAGGGGATAGTTGGTGGCTCTTGTGTTAGTGGTTCAtgtgtataacgtgtgttaacatGTACAGATAGCAGGAGGATGACAGGTAACGTGAAATGTGAATAGCGGACCATGtatggtaacacatgtatagGTAACTTGggaataaataaaatgaaacgcAGTAATTTTTCCTTCGATGGACAATGACTTCCAGGGGATATTTGGTGGTTCATGTGTTACTGGTACGTGTGTATAAATTCTTAGGTGGTTCATGTGTTACTGGTACGTGTTGTTGAATCCAAAAAATATCATTTTTGTTTCTCTAAGGCCGAATGGATCGCACGATGGAAAAATGACTGCCCCTAATAGTTGGTCAGATACTAACATGTGTTAGTGTACATGTAAGGTCACATTTGTTTTCATTAACATGTGTTACGTTTATGTCAGCGTTTGTTTTCACATTTGTTTTCAttaacatccggaacatttttaaCAACACGTCCTATATAAAAtaataagagtctcacattacatattactagtaaccaaggttaacacacgttatatatcgtTCTCACAGTGGCTTAACACAAGTTATACATGAACAgatgtcaggttacatcatggtgttctgttacagcatgaaccactaacacatgttataaatgaacgaagagttCCTTCCCAAAAAAATGTGACCTATTGAATATCTTTTTTTAACAcatgtccccgcattaacgtcgcctacatccatccagcttgtcgattgaatatctttattggtctgtttctgtaaatcaacacacgttatatatcattctaacaggggattaacacacgttatatatcattctaacaggggattaacacatgttatgggtctgtttctgtaCTATAACGCACAAAAACAGtcactattcagatcaaaagcccaaaacaaagcaacctaactaacaaaaaacagttactattcagatcaaaaagcaccaaacaaggcaaccaaaccaacaaaaaaaacagttactgttcagatcaaaatccccaaaccaccaaacacatttttttaacacaaaaataactaatccatggatcaaaatcaaacgagtttgaaaccaaaacaagtaatccatgaatcaaaatcaaaatttataaacACCAGAAGAATGAAAACCAAACTAAAATCAATAGTATTGAAATTTATTACCTATAAacgtcattctttttttttttttgaaacaataatcaatgatattgaaaaataattaatctTTTGGCAACATGCTTAATTCTGGAAAAAATAAAACCAATTGTGAAGAacgaaaatcaaagtaaatgacaattaaaaatcaaaaccaacttatTATTGACAGGATCTTGGTTCTTCGATTCTTCGACAGTATCTTGGTCCAAGTTTTCTATTGAAAATGAATATAACTGAAAGCATATTGAACCAAATTGGAAAATAGTAAATTACCAAGAGCAATTAGACCGAGAGGAGAGAGAGCACCGGAGAAGAAGTCCGGTGAGTTTCGCTGGAGAAGGTGGTTGCTGGTGGTTGTTGTTTATTGAGGAGAGAGAGGGCCGGAGAAGAAGTCCGGTTAGTTTCGCCGGAGGAGGTGGTTGCTGGTGCCGGTTGTTTGTTTCTCCTGGAGAAGATGGTTGCTGGTGGTGGTTGTTTCTCATGTTTGTTTGTCTTCAAGATTGGGGTAGAAGaaatgagaaagagaaagagataaGAGAAAGATGAGGAGTGTTATGGTGATTTGATTGCACTGATAGTACTTTCCAATTCAAAAGGTGATTCTTCACtacccaaaatgcccttataattGTACCAGCATGGAGTATTTTAATGTTTTAAATGCTAAAAGTTGTCTAAACAAATCATGACCCTTAATCTATTAAGATGAAACAAGATCAATGGACCACATAGAGTTTCCaaagttttttaaaaaagatggggtttcttatagagcccagccctatatatatatatatatatatatatatatataatgtatacacAGACTccctctctactctctctctctctctatgctCTGCaatcaccaccaccgccgccggaACTGGATCTCCGgtggtcaccaccgccgccgccggaaccaccaccatcaacgtcatcatcgtcatcatctgttatcatcatcatcgatcatcatcGACCTTCATCATCAGCGAAGACTGAAACACGATAGAACCTGACCCGAGCCGCCGGCAGCGGCCCGCTGTCGTTACTGCGCTGAACCACCGTCACCATTAGTCGCCACTGTCGCCTGAAACCAACCCGAAACTGACCGAAAAAGAAGGATCGAACTGAAACGCAATGAAACGAGATGAAGAAAAGGATTCAGAAGCTTACCGGGGTTTTTGTCGGAGGTTTGCTGGAGAACCGGACTCGAGACCTGAAACCAGTCATAACCAACCATCGTTGTTGCCGCCGGACACGAACCAGAACTCGTCGGAGCAAAACGAAAAACCATCACCACCGCCGTCGCCgatctctctctactctctctctcatcCTTTCTGCCTTGCCGCTGCCACCGCCATGGTGGCGGAGTTGTTGTTGTTCTCCGCTGCCACCAGGAGACAGTGGTGGCTGGATAATCTCCGGAAAGCTGATAGATGTTTATCGGAGAGGGGGTGTAGGTAGGAGATGACGAAGAGGGCGGAGGAGATGTGCGTGTGGCCGGAGAAGTCGCTGGAATTGGCGCCGGTCGTTGGAGAAGTGAGAGGGACCAGGAGTGCGGCCACCACTGTGTTATATATTTATAgattttacttaaatggtcctttatgttacaaatttacacaatcagtccttatttacaaaccgacttaactgggttatgatttttagactgaaatggcacctttccagaacgtcggggaggaaaatgacgcatttttgaaaaatggactgaaatggccaaagtgaccaaaccacagggacgaaaatggcagttaactcttttttaatatattttgaaagtggttgtgagtggaagtgagagaaaaggtaatgataaaggtataaaaatattatttaattaaaaggagaaaaaaaatagttatttttagtgtaattatagggCAAAAGATGATGgataggatgtgaatgctcttacaaaCATCATCAATTTAATATGTAGACCACCATAATGGTCGTTAGTTAGATCTAGTGTTGTTCATGAACCGAGTTCAGCCTAAGTCAGGGTCAACTCAAGCTCGGCTAGAAGTTTTAATGAATTAGTTCAGTTCCGTTTAAAATACTCAACTTAATCTTGGGCGTGCCTCATTTACAAAACTGAGCAAGCTCGTTTTTCTATTCAGTCTTTCAGAAGGTAAAAGCCAGATCTACAAGCAAAATGAAACGAATAACGAACAAAgaaattaattgtttcacaaccatatcTATGAACGAACAAAAATGAAACCACGGAACAAACAAACGGAGATGGAACCTAGAAAAATCGTAAATTGTGTCTTTAATTGTCAGTATAGATTATTAGCGGTCTAGTTTTTGAAATATTATAGGCGTGGCAAACATTATAGTCGAATTTTGCAGCTTCTTACTATTCTGAGCCTAATCAGCGATGAACGACCTAGAACCTGTGTACAATCCCATTATACGACCCTCGATTCTCCATGGTTAGACCATCTTGTTGGCTAAGGACAATCCGGTTTCTCAATTGATTATTCACATATCTTATGAATTTAGATAGTTTAACTGTTATTAATGTCGATGTTTTTATCACATTTTAGCATATTTAAGTAAGACCGAATTGTCGTTTGGATTGATTTGGTTTTTGAGGTAGTTTGAATATTTGGGTCCGAATCTAGAAATCGAAATTCACCTAATAATTGGACTGATCAGAAACATCCAAAAGAACACCCAACTATAGTCACTAAAACATTAACGAGATAAAATGTTATTTACTATATGAATAAAACCTGTTTTTCGACTTAAGTATCAATCATTGTTCAAAAACAAATTTCACTTAAGTATGAAATAAGAAATTCATGCTATGTACGAAGATAGAACTTAAAAAAAAGTTTGAATATTTGcaaagaaaataataaaacaagcCCCTAAACTGCCAATAGACAACGATTCTAGTTGGGAAAAAACCACCCATTCACAAAAAGCCATAGTATCATTAGCTGTATGTTCCTTTGATTTTATGTCTCAAGAGCTCTCAAAACCATAGTATCGTTAGATGTATGTTCCTTTGATTTTATATCCAGAAGAGCAAAACACTAGTAAAAAGACCAAGTACCCTTTCCAGAGACGCTT belongs to Helianthus annuus cultivar XRQ/B chromosome 5, HanXRQr2.0-SUNRISE, whole genome shotgun sequence and includes:
- the LOC118492088 gene encoding uncharacterized protein LOC118492088; protein product: MENRGSYNGIWWPHSWSLSLLQRPAPIPATSPATRTSPPPSSSSPTYTPSPINIYQLSGDYPATTVSWWQRRTTTTPPPWRWQRQGRKDERESRERSATAVVMVFRFAPTSSGSCPAATTMVGYDWFQVSSPVLQQTSDKNPVSGWFQATVATNGDGGSAQ